The DNA region TGATTCCGTGGGTAAGGATCCAGAAACAATAGCGGTTTCTCACTCATTTCATACCTGAACTGGCAATGCCTGTTGTGATGAACTTTTGTAGAAAGGCAAAGACCACCACCACCGGAATCAGGGTGACAACGGTCATCGCCAAAATGTAGTGCCACTGCACGTCCAGCTCACCTTGAAAGGCATTCAAGCCAACCTGAAGAGTATAGACCTCGGATCGATTAAGTACGATCAGCGGCCAAAGGAATTCATTCCAGCGCCACATGATTGAAAAGATTGCAAGGACAGCTACCGCTGGCATCGCTAAGGGCAGAACAACTCTCCAGTAGACCTGCCACTCCGTGGCTTTATCCATCCGCGAGGCCTCAATCAGGTCCTTGGGAATCGTCAGCATGTATTGTCGTAACAGGAAAACCCCAGTTGGAGTTGCCGCTCCTGGCAAAATCACAGCCCAGAGTGAATTGACCATTCCCAGTTCGGTCACCACCAGATATACCGGAACCAGAATCACTGTGATCGGAATCATTAGGGTGCCAATAACCAGCAGCATTACTGCATTGCGACCTTTGAACTCATAGATCGAGAGCCCGAAAGCAGCCATGGAATTAATCAGCAAAGTGATCAGGGTAGCCAGCGTCGTGACAATGACCGAATTTGTGAGGTAACTCAAAAAGTTGAAGCGCTCCAAAGGATCGAGGTAATTCTCCCAAGCCATGCGGAATTCACGAATGGGCTCTCGCTGCTTGATGGGAATCTTGTACTTGGTACTTGGCTCTGCCGGATCAACCATCTGGCTAATGATCCCAATCCGGCGAATTTGAGCCAGATCCTTGGTAGAACCATCTTCCATTGTCACACGATACATGGGGAGTGGTTTTTCATATCCTTCAACTGCTACCACAACTTGGCCCAATGGAGCCCAGGTTGGCGGAAATTCGAGCAATCCAGCTGAAGTCTTGAACGAAGACAAAACCAACCAGACAACTGGACCGAACATCAAGAAAATTCCCAAGCCCAGGTAACCATATGTGAAAAGATCGGTCCAATGCCAGCGCTTGCCACCTCGTCGGAGGGTAAGGAACTGCCAGATGCGGGCAGGAAGAGAAGCAGGCTCAACCATTGTCTTTCCATCTAGTGGCTGCTAACTGCAACATGGTGAGACCAAACAAAACTACTCCCAAAATGACGGAGGCTGCTGCAGCCAAACCAAAGTTTTGGATCTGATTCGTAAAGCCAGTATTGTAGATGTATTGAACAATGAATTGAGTGGCTGTGCCCGGACCACCTCCGGTTAGAACGTAGACCTCATCAAACGTCTGCACTCCCTTGATCAAGGCTAGCACAATCACCACCAGTAGATTGGGCCAAAGTAGGGGAAGAGTAATCCGCCAAAAAATCCGCTCTTGCTTTGTTCCGTCCATCTCCGCTGCTTCGTAAAGATCCGGAGGGATTGCCTGAAGCCCTGCAAGGATGATTAAAGTGTAGAAGCCCATGTGAGCCCAGATGGAAATGAAGATCGCCCAAAACATTGCCCATGCTGGACTAACAAAGAAAAGGATCTTGTCAAAACCCAACTCTACAAGCCAGGCGTTGAGAATGCCATCACGGAGTAAGATCCACTTCCAAATCAGCGCAACTACGACCGGGGAGAGTAAAACTGGGAAAAAATAAACTGATCGAAAGAATCCACGTGCCTGGATTTTTTTATTCAACACCAGAGCCGTGATCAACGAGAATAGAACCAGAAAGGTAAGCTGAAGGGTAATGAAGGTTGCCGTGTTGAAGAGACCTTTCCAGAAACGATCTTCACGGCAACTCAATGGGTCGGCGTAATTTCCACAGTCCAACAAAAAAGCATACTGTTCTGTACCTGTGAAAGTGCGGTCATCTAGATAAAGGTTTGTTCCCCCTGTCAGTGAAAAGGCGAAGTTCACAAACAAAGGCAGAACAACAAAAAGCCCAAAGAAACATAGATTGGGTAACAGAAAAACGTAAGGCATTGGGCCAAGCCCAAGCAAACTCTGGAGACGTTTCATCGGCCACTCAATGAAACGAAACAATAGGAAAAGCGGCCAAGTGATCAGAATTTTGAGGTGGAGCTGACCCGTCTCCGCATCCTTGAACTGAGAATGTTGAGCAAGTTCTGAATTCATTTTGAAGCTGGGAGACTCTTTAGAGGGAAGGATCCGCCAAACCATAGGAGCAGTTGGCGGAATCAACGATAAAAAATGGAGAGTGCACGAATCCACACGGTCTGCAAATTCGTGTTTTGGTCAGCAGAATCAGCTGCCTCGCTTCTTCTCAGCGATTTGTTGCTGAATATCCTGCTCCATCCGCTCATAGGCCTGGTCCAGAGTCAGT from SAR324 cluster bacterium includes:
- a CDS encoding carbohydrate ABC transporter permease translates to MVEPASLPARIWQFLTLRRGGKRWHWTDLFTYGYLGLGIFLMFGPVVWLVLSSFKTSAGLLEFPPTWAPLGQVVVAVEGYEKPLPMYRVTMEDGSTKDLAQIRRIGIISQMVDPAEPSTKYKIPIKQREPIREFRMAWENYLDPLERFNFLSYLTNSVIVTTLATLITLLINSMAAFGLSIYEFKGRNAVMLLVIGTLMIPITVILVPVYLVVTELGMVNSLWAVILPGAATPTGVFLLRQYMLTIPKDLIEASRMDKATEWQVYWRVVLPLAMPAVAVLAIFSIMWRWNEFLWPLIVLNRSEVYTLQVGLNAFQGELDVQWHYILAMTVVTLIPVVVVFAFLQKFITTGIASSGMK
- a CDS encoding sugar ABC transporter permease, which gives rise to MNSELAQHSQFKDAETGQLHLKILITWPLFLLFRFIEWPMKRLQSLLGLGPMPYVFLLPNLCFFGLFVVLPLFVNFAFSLTGGTNLYLDDRTFTGTEQYAFLLDCGNYADPLSCREDRFWKGLFNTATFITLQLTFLVLFSLITALVLNKKIQARGFFRSVYFFPVLLSPVVVALIWKWILLRDGILNAWLVELGFDKILFFVSPAWAMFWAIFISIWAHMGFYTLIILAGLQAIPPDLYEAAEMDGTKQERIFWRITLPLLWPNLLVVIVLALIKGVQTFDEVYVLTGGGPGTATQFIVQYIYNTGFTNQIQNFGLAAAASVILGVVLFGLTMLQLAATRWKDNG